The proteins below come from a single Deinococcus fonticola genomic window:
- a CDS encoding uracil-DNA glycosylase, with product MTNPTPPAQQFKSTRSDRFVVPGWMNMVPGKQDSVEIQIDLDKSDLNRTHASILIEYWATSEELTLQSVLPVRAFTAAGTEGSGWCVFVPAQGRVLVRALDPQPDPPMLASHWINVDPATVPGTVVNVAINFPDTPTAVQNLLLGN from the coding sequence CAGTGACCGTTTCGTGGTTCCCGGCTGGATGAATATGGTTCCTGGAAAGCAGGACAGCGTGGAAATTCAGATCGACCTGGACAAGAGCGACCTGAACCGCACGCACGCCAGCATCCTGATCGAGTACTGGGCCACCTCCGAGGAGCTCACGCTGCAAAGCGTCCTGCCGGTGCGGGCCTTTACCGCCGCCGGCACGGAAGGCAGCGGCTGGTGCGTGTTCGTTCCGGCGCAGGGCCGCGTGCTGGTGCGTGCCCTCGACCCGCAACCCGATCCTCCCATGCTGGCCAGCCACTGGATCAACGTCGATCCTGCCACCGTTCCCGGCACCGTGGTCAATGTCGCCATCAACTTCCCCGACACCCCTACTGCCGTACAGAACCTGCTGCTCGGCAACTGA
- a CDS encoding ABC transporter permease, whose product MGSYLIRRLLRTLLVMLGISLVVFVFVRSIPGDPAVAMLGERATPEAAAALREQLGLNKPWFFNPQNPLDAQYPKYVSALLQGDLGAGIKSNIPVKDDLGTRFPATAELSIAAMGFALLFGLPAGILAAIRRNSVWDNLATTISLVGVSMPVFWLGLLLSYFFAVKLGWLPPSARLGNETQIEPITGLYVLDSLLRGDLRAMWDAMRHLVLPAIALGSIPLAIVARITRSSLLDVLGQDYVRTARAKGLDFRAVNLKHALRNALLPVVTVVGLQAGALLGGAVLTETIFSWPGIGSWVYEAISQRDYPVIQGGVIFAALVVSIVNLLVDLSYAALDPRIQYR is encoded by the coding sequence TTGGGGAGTTACCTGATTCGGCGACTGCTGCGCACCCTGCTGGTCATGCTGGGCATCAGCCTGGTCGTTTTTGTGTTCGTGCGTTCCATTCCGGGCGACCCGGCGGTCGCCATGCTGGGTGAGCGCGCCACCCCGGAAGCGGCGGCGGCCCTGCGTGAGCAACTGGGGCTGAACAAACCGTGGTTTTTCAATCCACAAAACCCGCTGGACGCCCAGTACCCCAAGTACGTCAGCGCCCTGCTGCAGGGCGACCTGGGGGCGGGCATCAAGAGCAACATCCCGGTCAAGGACGACCTGGGCACGCGCTTTCCCGCCACGGCCGAACTGAGCATCGCGGCCATGGGCTTCGCGCTGCTGTTCGGCTTGCCGGCCGGGATTCTGGCGGCCATTCGGCGCAACAGCGTGTGGGACAACCTGGCAACCACCATCAGCCTGGTGGGGGTCAGCATGCCGGTGTTCTGGCTGGGCCTGCTGCTCTCATACTTCTTCGCGGTGAAACTCGGGTGGCTCCCCCCCAGCGCCCGCCTGGGCAACGAGACGCAGATTGAACCCATCACCGGCCTGTACGTGCTGGACAGCCTGCTGCGCGGCGACCTGCGGGCCATGTGGGACGCCATGCGCCACCTGGTGTTGCCGGCCATCGCGCTGGGCAGCATTCCGCTGGCCATCGTGGCCCGGATTACGCGCAGCAGCCTGCTGGACGTGCTGGGGCAGGACTACGTGCGCACCGCCCGCGCCAAGGGCCTGGATTTCCGGGCCGTGAACCTCAAACACGCGCTGCGTAATGCGCTGCTGCCGGTGGTGACGGTGGTGGGGTTGCAGGCGGGCGCCCTGCTGGGCGGCGCGGTGCTGACCGAGACGATCTTCTCGTGGCCGGGCATCGGCTCGTGGGTGTACGAGGCCATCAGCCAGCGCGACTACCCCGTCATTCAGGGCGGCGTGATTTTCGCGGCCCTGGTGGTCAGTATCGTCAACCTGCTGGTCGACCTGAGTTACGCCGCCCTCGACCCCCGGATTCAGTACAGGTGA
- the zapE gene encoding cell division protein ZapE, with protein MTAPHPFEHPPESSPQELVEHLRPSARFQNVRFDTFQPNPEFPSQEEARTELQHFVDSLQPSSGFRLFRRKPEGRGVYLDGGFGVGKTHLLASTYHAAVQEGVRGVALMSFQDLMYLIGALGMNRAVDLFKGYSLLLIDEFELDDPGNTHMANTFLGQLMPGGTSVVATSNTEPGALGQGRFNAQDFQRQIQGIASRFEPHRIDGPDYRQRGTAPEEPLSAGEYAAWLALQDAPATVVVRHRELNRYLLDIHPSRFAGMLEGVKALAIEELMPMPDQNVALRFVHFVDKLYDLGLPAALTGVSLAQVFSETYRHGAYAKKYSRALSRLSELLREARTELQGG; from the coding sequence GTGACCGCGCCTCATCCGTTCGAGCATCCGCCTGAGTCCTCGCCACAGGAGCTGGTGGAGCACCTGAGGCCCAGTGCCCGGTTTCAGAACGTCCGTTTCGACACGTTCCAGCCCAACCCGGAGTTTCCCAGTCAGGAGGAAGCCCGCACGGAATTGCAGCATTTCGTGGACAGCCTGCAACCCAGCAGCGGGTTCCGCTTGTTCCGGCGTAAACCGGAGGGGCGCGGCGTTTACCTCGACGGCGGCTTCGGCGTCGGGAAAACGCACCTGCTGGCCAGCACGTACCATGCCGCGGTGCAGGAGGGCGTGCGGGGCGTGGCCCTGATGAGCTTCCAGGACTTGATGTACCTGATCGGGGCGCTGGGCATGAACCGCGCCGTCGACCTTTTCAAGGGGTACTCACTGCTGCTGATCGACGAGTTCGAGCTGGACGATCCGGGCAACACGCATATGGCGAACACCTTTCTGGGGCAACTGATGCCGGGGGGCACCAGCGTCGTGGCGACCAGCAACACCGAGCCGGGGGCGCTGGGGCAGGGGCGCTTCAACGCGCAGGATTTCCAGCGGCAGATTCAGGGCATCGCCAGCCGGTTCGAGCCGCACCGCATCGATGGCCCGGATTACCGCCAGCGCGGCACTGCGCCGGAAGAGCCGCTGAGTGCCGGGGAATACGCCGCGTGGCTGGCCCTGCAAGACGCCCCGGCGACGGTGGTGGTTCGGCACCGCGAGTTGAACCGTTACCTGCTCGACATTCACCCCAGCCGTTTTGCCGGCATGCTGGAAGGCGTGAAGGCCCTGGCCATCGAGGAGCTGATGCCCATGCCGGATCAGAACGTGGCCCTGCGTTTCGTTCACTTCGTGGATAAGCTTTACGACCTGGGTTTGCCGGCGGCCCTGACGGGCGTGAGCCTGGCCCAGGTGTTCAGTGAAACCTACCGCCACGGCGCCTACGCCAAGAAGTACAGCCGCGCCCTGAGCCGCCTGTCCGAGCTGCTGCGCGAGGCGCGAACAGAATTGCAGGGCGGGTAA
- a CDS encoding serine hydrolase domain-containing protein has product MFRRDPLRQTLSQVGEALGRDVTASVPLARQALPHGGVIGVTRGGQAQVWAFGDVPSTGVFELASITKSFTAALAQVLVAQGVLTWDTPVRSLGREFRGLPPHFTPLTLATHTAGLPIHPARAVITGVTHFHDPYGSMSARDVLASARRWARPSRPPRFGYSNLGAGVLALALARAAGHDMTAQGFGQALQTSVLEPLQLTSITLRPHPARLVTPRASLGGTSTTNFGPLVGAGGLYGTAGDLLTFAQAHLSGQAGRHWEAAQVVKGLSLPHAAVAPGWFHTPAPGGPLVWHDGVARGTRAALGFHPATGRVVVVLARGGLPILGARAAVPLLMLRLLDANVGRDQHQ; this is encoded by the coding sequence GTGTTTCGCCGTGATCCGCTGCGGCAAACGCTGAGCCAGGTGGGCGAGGCGCTGGGGCGTGACGTGACGGCCAGTGTCCCGCTGGCGCGTCAGGCGCTGCCGCACGGGGGCGTCATCGGGGTGACTCGCGGCGGGCAGGCCCAGGTGTGGGCGTTCGGGGACGTACCGTCCACAGGCGTGTTCGAGCTGGCGAGCATCACGAAGTCCTTCACGGCGGCGCTGGCGCAGGTGTTGGTGGCTCAGGGCGTGCTGACCTGGGACACGCCCGTGCGTTCGCTGGGGCGCGAGTTCCGGGGGCTGCCGCCGCACTTCACGCCGCTGACGCTGGCGACGCACACGGCGGGATTGCCCATCCACCCGGCGCGGGCGGTGATCACGGGGGTCACGCACTTCCACGACCCTTACGGGAGCATGTCCGCGCGTGACGTGCTGGCGAGTGCGCGGCGCTGGGCGCGGCCTTCCCGGCCCCCACGCTTCGGGTACTCGAACCTGGGGGCGGGCGTTCTGGCCCTGGCGCTGGCCCGGGCCGCCGGGCACGACATGACCGCGCAGGGGTTCGGGCAGGCGTTACAAACCAGCGTGCTGGAACCCTTGCAGCTCACCTCCATAACGCTGAGGCCCCACCCGGCACGGTTGGTCACGCCCCGCGCCTCGCTGGGGGGAACGTCCACCACGAATTTCGGGCCGCTGGTGGGGGCGGGTGGGCTGTACGGCACGGCGGGTGACCTGCTGACCTTCGCGCAGGCGCACCTGAGCGGGCAGGCTGGGCGGCACTGGGAAGCTGCCCAGGTCGTCAAAGGCCTGTCGCTTCCGCACGCCGCGGTCGCTCCCGGCTGGTTTCACACACCTGCGCCGGGCGGCCCACTGGTATGGCATGACGGGGTGGCGCGGGGCACGCGTGCGGCGCTGGGTTTTCATCCCGCCACCGGCCGGGTAGTGGTGGTACTGGCGCGCGGTGGCCTGCCCATCCTGGGGGCTCGCGCCGCCGTGCCTCTGCTGATGTTGCGCCTGCTGGACGCGAATGTCGGCCGAGATCAGCACCAATAA
- a CDS encoding ABC transporter permease gives MTTATPEQVKPRRQQSIFWRRFRKSTPGKVGAVIVALFALLALLASVIKPYDPTTDRNYRLNLKPPSITALWNAEAKETYTDPASGKLNLWAAPFGTDNLGRDVYARVLHGTRISLKVGVVSTLLALVIGSLLGVFAGYFGGWVDSVLGYFADVMLAFPGILLAIGFASIFSTDHPPLLIQGLDKLFVLNSPQLVTAMLAVSLVQIPVYMRLARSVVLSVREREFVQAAGALGATQARTIFRHVLPNSLSPLIVQGALSIATATIEVAALGFLGIGAQPPLPEWGTMISDSRQYYIDAPWTMIFPGLAIFLTVLGFNLLGDGLRDVLDPRSTQ, from the coding sequence ATGACCACGGCAACTCCTGAGCAAGTCAAACCCCGGCGGCAGCAGAGCATTTTCTGGCGGCGCTTTCGCAAAAGTACCCCCGGCAAGGTGGGCGCGGTCATCGTGGCGCTGTTCGCGCTGCTGGCCCTGCTGGCCTCCGTCATCAAGCCTTACGACCCCACCACTGACCGCAACTACCGCCTGAACCTCAAGCCGCCCAGCATCACGGCCCTGTGGAACGCCGAGGCCAAGGAAACGTACACCGACCCCGCCAGCGGCAAATTGAACCTGTGGGCCGCGCCCTTCGGGACGGACAACCTGGGGCGCGACGTGTATGCCCGCGTGCTGCACGGCACCCGCATCAGCCTGAAGGTCGGGGTGGTCAGCACCCTGCTGGCCCTGGTCATCGGGTCGCTGCTGGGGGTGTTCGCCGGATACTTCGGCGGCTGGGTGGACAGCGTGCTGGGTTACTTCGCGGACGTGATGCTGGCCTTCCCCGGCATCCTGCTGGCCATCGGGTTCGCCAGCATCTTCAGCACCGACCACCCGCCACTGCTGATCCAGGGACTGGACAAGCTGTTCGTGCTGAACAGCCCGCAACTGGTGACCGCCATGCTGGCCGTGTCGCTGGTGCAGATTCCGGTCTATATGCGTCTGGCCCGCTCGGTCGTGCTGTCGGTGCGTGAACGCGAGTTCGTGCAGGCCGCCGGGGCGCTGGGGGCCACACAGGCGCGCACTATCTTCCGGCACGTGCTGCCCAATAGCCTCTCGCCGCTGATCGTGCAGGGCGCCCTGAGCATTGCCACCGCCACCATCGAGGTCGCGGCGCTGGGGTTCCTGGGCATCGGCGCACAGCCCCCGCTGCCCGAGTGGGGCACCATGATCAGTGACAGCCGCCAGTACTACATCGACGCGCCCTGGACGATGATCTTCCCCGGCCTGGCGATCTTCCTGACGGTGCTGGGCTTCAACCTGCTCGGCGACGGGCTGCGCGACGTGCTCGACCCCAGGAGTACGCAGTAA
- a CDS encoding S4 domain-containing protein — protein MKQKLSTLVAQARGGRVIRTPFIDADEIDRRALNSESDEVRHKLAGGFPDARRVILTLFPAHIPEVDAGVTVLRITPQEAAPAWDLQDFAVQLKRLGLNDDQLGDLREERGGAFLIAATGKAAEMLASTGKIGDREVEVEEVGETAGKGSKVREVVVPSMRVDVVGAKGFGVSRAYFQQGIDGGKVRLNGQPARSSSEIREGDSLSADGLGRIDFKRVVNETRRGNYKVELDVHR, from the coding sequence ATGAAGCAGAAACTCAGCACGCTTGTCGCGCAGGCCCGTGGAGGCCGCGTGATCCGCACGCCTTTTATCGACGCCGACGAAATCGACCGCCGCGCCCTGAACAGCGAGAGCGATGAGGTGCGCCACAAACTCGCGGGTGGGTTCCCGGACGCCCGCCGCGTGATTCTGACCCTGTTTCCCGCGCATATCCCCGAGGTGGACGCGGGCGTCACCGTGCTGCGCATAACGCCGCAGGAGGCCGCGCCCGCCTGGGACTTGCAGGACTTCGCCGTGCAGCTCAAGCGCCTGGGGCTCAACGACGACCAGCTGGGCGACCTGCGCGAGGAACGCGGCGGGGCCTTCCTGATCGCTGCGACCGGCAAAGCGGCCGAGATGCTGGCCAGCACGGGCAAAATCGGTGACCGTGAGGTGGAAGTCGAGGAAGTCGGCGAAACCGCCGGAAAAGGCAGCAAGGTTCGCGAGGTCGTGGTGCCGTCCATGCGCGTCGATGTCGTCGGGGCCAAAGGCTTCGGCGTCAGTCGCGCCTACTTCCAGCAGGGCATCGACGGCGGCAAGGTGCGCCTCAACGGCCAGCCTGCGCGTTCCAGCAGCGAAATCCGCGAAGGCGACAGCCTCAGTGCCGATGGTCTGGGCCGCATCGACTTTAAACGGGTGGTCAACGAAACCCGGCGCGGGAATTACAAGGTGGAACTGGACGTGCACAGGTAA